The Pseudoalteromonas tunicata genome segment ATGGAATAGTAATTTTGTAGCCAATATAGGCTCAGATAAAGAGCTAGTGGCTATTTTGAAAAACTTCGCTATGAGCAGCTATATGCTTGGCACCGACGCTGAATTTATGGTGGCTAATGCTGCACGTGAGTTAGGGCGGTTAAAAACGTATTCAGGCACAGCCATTCAGGCGGATGTTGATGCTGCCCTCAAGCACATATTTACCACTTATGAAATGTTTGGTTATGGTGATGTGGTCTGGTTAGGCGCAGCTGATACCGCAACTTATTATGCTGATTGTAGTGAGTTCAATATTTGTGGTTACGGCGCGCAACTTATTGCCAAGGTTTTCCCTCAAAATCATCAATGTAGTTCGACTATTCGCATTCGCTCACAAGATATGAGTGCGATTCAGCTTACTGCCGCATGTAATAAAATGGGATATGAAGAAACATTTTTTCATACTCAATTACAAACGAATCAAATTTCTGTAGCTGATGATTACAATAGCCAGCTGCAAGTTAATATTTTTAATTCAAGTGATGATTACGGTAAATACGGTGGCGCTATTTTTGGCATCGATACCAACAATGGCGGGATGTATTTAGAAGGAAATCCGGCAGATCAAACTAATGTGCCTAATTTTATTGCATATGAGGCAAGTTATGCCAATGCCGATCATTTTGTTTGGAATCTAGAGCATGAGTATGTGCATTATTTAGATGGCCGTTTTGACTTATACGGTGATTTTAATAACCCAACTGAGCGCACAGTATGGTGGACAGAAGGGGTGGCTGAATATGTAGCCAATCAAAATAATAATCCTGCCGCTATTGCGACAATTAACGACGGTTCGACGTACTCATTATCAACCGTTTTTGAAACGACCTACGATGGTTTTGATCAAGACCGTATCTATCGCTGGGGTTATTTAGCGGTACGTTTTATGTTTGAAAAACACCGTGATGAGGTGAATTTAATGCTGGCCGATACCCGTAAAGGCGATTGGACTGCATATAAAGCGAGAGTGAATACGTGGGGCAGTAGCTATGGCGCGGAATTTACTAGCTGGACGCTAACGTTAACAGATGACACTAATCCACCGGTTGAAAATAAAGTACCATTTGCAGTACATAATGGTCCTTATGCAGCTGATGAAAATGTCAGTATCCAATTTGATGGCAGTGGTTCTTACGATCAAGATGGCACAATAGTGAGCTATTTATGGGACTTTGGTGATAACTCTACCAGTTCTGAAGCGCAACCGAGCCATAGTTATGCTCAAGCCGGTGATTATACTGTTACGCTCACAGTTAAAGATGACAAAGGAGCTGTAGCAACAGCGACATCACAAGCATCGATCAGCAGTGATGTGATTGAACCGCCAGTTGGCAATGCCTTACAAAATAAGCAGCCTTTGAATATTAGTGGCGCACAAGATCAGCAAAGTAACTTTACTTTTGCAGTACCAGCAGGGGCGTCGGAGCTGAACTTTAAGCTTGCAGGTGGCCAAGGTGATGCAGATTTGTATGTTAAATTTGCAGAGCAAGCAACAGTTGATGTCTATGACTGTCGTCCTTATATTGGAGGCAACAATGAAACATGTACTATCGAGAATGCTCAGGCGGGTACTTACCATGTAATGGTTCGAGGTTATAACGCGTATGAAACAACCTTGACTGCAAGTTTTACAGCCTCGCCAAATACTCGTTTACCTAACGTCTGTGCCACTCAAGCACCGGTATCGGGTGGGCAATTAGAAGCGGGTAAAGTCATTTGTTTAGCTCAACAGGAGCCGATGTGGTTTAGCATTGCAGATGTTAACGGCCATAGCACCATGTCTATTACATCTGCCAATGGTACTGGAGACTTAACGTTGGAGTACAGTAATGCAACCTGGCCAAATGGTGTGAACCATCATGGTTCATCTAACAATGTGGGTAATAGTGAATGTATTACTTTGAATGCTCAAGCCAATTATTGGGGTTATCTCAAGGTATCGGGTGCGGCACAAGGTGTAGCCATCGTGGTTGATTTTGATACACCAGGTTGTCGTTAATTTTCGCATAACATAGAATTGAGTAAAACGCTGTCGTATGATGGCGTTTTACTTTTTGCTGTGCTGTCATTCACTGAATCGATAGGAAGTGAAATTCAATATTTAAAATTCAAAGTGATGCTTATCACAACTCGATGGGCTCATTTCCTCGCGAACTTCGTTTATCTCTTAACTGTAATAATTGGTAATGTACCTGCGTTTAATAGTAAATTATCATTCTGTGCAGATAGTGACAGTTAAAATGGATTAAACATGGCAAATCTTCAAAATCAAGTGACATTACAAAATGTTATTTTATTATCGCAGCATATTTTTGGGCGACATCCTAGTACTTCACATACCGTTATCAAAGATATTCGAATATCTCGAAATCATGCCACTATTTTTTGGGATGGTGTGGAGTGGTTGTTACAAGACGCAAGTACAAATGGCTGTTTTATTAATGAAATACGCTTGCAGCCTAATACTAAGCATCGCTTACATTTAGGAGATGTTATTCATTTTGCCACTTTGGAATCTGAAGGTTGGGAAGTAACAGATACCTCTGAACCAAAAGACATATTAGTGCCAATTAATTCAGGTTTAAACGTCATTGAGCTCGATAGACTCATTGTTTTACCTTCTGAAGATGCGCCTGAAGTTACCTTATATTTATCACCGAATGGGCACTGGGTCTGCGAAACTAATTCAGGTATTTCGGTATTACAATCTGGTGATGTGATTAATACTCAATACCAAAAGTGGCGTTATATCGAAGCTAAAATAAGTGATGAAACCGCAAAGGTTGAGGCCATTGACATGCCTTCGTCGCCACAAGTTGGTATCTATTTTGACGTTAGCCAAAATGAAGAGCATGTAGGATTGAAGTTTTTAGTTGATAACTTTGAATATGATTTAGGGCAACGAAGCCACCATTATTTGCTATTGGTTTTAGCGCGCAAACGGTTAGAAGATAAAAATGCCGGAGTTATTGAATCTGAGCAAGGTTGGCTTGATAAAGATTTAGTTAGCAAAATGATTGGTCAAAGCGAAGCGCATTTAAATATCCAAATTCATCGTTTTAGAAAACAGTTGATCAGTATGCTGCCTAAATCATCGTGTTTACCACAAGCGGTAGAGCGCCGAACAGGCGAAATGCGTTTTGCTTTTGAATCAGTTGAAATAACGGGTGGTGCACTGGGTAGTCAATACGTGACGGTTAAAAAACATTCACAAAATTACTAAATAACAATCGATTTCAATACCCACAATAAAGCCCAAATAGCCGACACTATTTGGGCTTTTACTTTGTATTTAAAGCAGCAGATCTTTGCTTTGAGCGCTCAATAATGCTAAAGCTTATGACGTTGTTGGCGTTGAGCTAACTTATTTTGCCCACTTGATTTGGTTTGTTCACCGGCATAAAGATGCAGCGTACCAAAATGACTTTTTAACTTCGATGCGGCGTAATCGAGTTCAATGATCGAAATAATAAGCGCATGTTTTTCAGGAAAGAGGGCTTCAACAGCTTGTGATACCAGTTCATACAAACGTTTTAAGTTAATTTGATGAGTTTGCCCTGTTTTTTCAAATAGCCAATTGGTCAACGCCATAAATTCATCAAACGGGTTATCGGATAAGATATGAGCCAAAGAATGTTTGAAGCGTCCAGAATTACCTATCATATCCCAGTAGCGAGCAAAACGATTGATAAGTTGCATAGTCGCAAAATCAACTCGATCAGTACTTAAAATATTAAATGGTGGTAATGGATTAAAGCGCAAATCAAACGTCTCGGTATGCCTAATTATCGGGCTGCCTTTAAGACGCTTTAAAATACCCAATTGAATTTCATGCGGGCGACACTGATACAGTTCGTTAAAGCTTTCTCTAAAGGTCTCAAAGGTTTCACCAGGCAAACCAAAAATAAGGTCGGCATGAATATGCGCGCTAGTATTATCTTTAAGCCATATTAAATTTTCTTTTGATTTAGGGTTATTTTGTTTGCGGCTAATATTAGTTTGTACTTCAGGGTTAAAGGTTTGAATCCCTACCTCAAACTGCAAACTGCCATCGGGGAATAGCGTTAATAATTCTTTTAATTTACGCGGTAAATGGTCGGGCACCACTTCAAAGTGAAGAAATAAATCGTCAGTCATCCTATCTAAGAAAAACTGCATAATTTGCATGGTCGTGGCAATATTTAAATTAAAAGTTCTATCGATAAATTTAAAGTTTCGTGCTCCGCGCTGATAAAGAATATCCATTTGATCTAGAAATAACTCAAGTTCAAACGGGTTTGATGCCGTGTCTAACGATGACAAACAAAATTCACACTTAAACGGGCAACCACGTGACGCTTCAACATACAATAAGCGATTTTTTAAATCTTCATCACTGTAATATTGATAAGGTAATTCAAGGTCTTTTAATTCAACGGGGGTTGATTTGAGAATTTTTTGTTCCGGCTCAGTTTTGTTGATAATATCTTTACACAACTGGTAAAAACTAATGTCAGCCGCGCCCGTTAAGACAAAATCAGCGGAGGCGACAATGTCTTGTTGCTCAGCTTCATAACTTACTTCAGGCCCACCTAAAACAATTTTGATTTCTGGCGCGACTACTTTTAATAAGCTAACTACATTAGTGGTTTCAATAATGTTCCAGATGTACACACCAAAACCAACAATATCAGGCTTTGCTTCCAAGATTTGTTCAACAATATCGATGGCACGAGTTTGAATAACAAACTCTTTAATTTCACAGCAACTTTGTAATTCTTTTAAATTCGCGTACAGATAACGCAGGCCCAAACTAGCATGAATATACTTCGCATTAATGGTTGCCAGCACTATTTTAGCGTCGCTTGCCACGTTTTCGTGATTAAGTGATGATGTTTTTTTTAACGGCGCAGGGGAGTAGTGCTCTGCCGGGTTTATCTGTGTTACTGAAATCTGATTATCGAATTGTTGCATTGCCATAGTGGTTCTTAACTAGCTTAAAAAGTCTGGACGTAATAATACAGCAATCTGACGCTATTCAGTATCAGATTTTACCGACACTAAAAACCAGCTAAACAGTATTTATTTTTTCAGCATTAAACCAATTTAAACACCAATATATATTCAAATAATTTGGATTAGAAAGGAAGAGTGGGAAATAAGAGGGTTTGATTAATGACAGATATATTAAACGCCAAAAAAATAAGCCGTTGCTTTAAAAGCAACGGCTTATCAGTATGTGGTGGAGCTGGGGGAGGTTGAATCTAGATTTTAATGTTTTGATATTAAAGGTTAAATTTACATTTTAATTTTTGTGTTGGTACTTTGTGTGGTACTAAAGGTTGTTGCGTAAAGTGCGTAAGTATTAATCTGAAATTAAAAAGTTAATATTTTTTGAAGGATGGTTCATCACCTTCTATATTTAATCCAAGTTTAATAAAAAGGACTTTATTATGACACCTCAACAAGTACCTCCAGTATTACTTAAAACATGGCTTGATATTTACAGCATGCACGAGCTTCACAAACTACAACCAAGCTTCAAAGAAAAAATGGTCTCGATTTACGGCAGTGTTGATGCTGCTGAGCAGTACTACATAAATTACCTCCACCAGCAAAACAACATAGAATGGATTAAAGTGGCATAAGTCAGTTTAAACAAAAGCCGATAGCCATCTGCTTATTTAAACAAATGGCTTTTTTTTGAGCCTATGTGTAATGAAGTGTAATAGAGTCCATAGTCTAATTAGTGCAATATCATTTCCCCCTGCTTGTAGAATACAAATCTAAAAAATAACAAAGTGTCAATTAAATAATCCAGATCAAACTCGTTTTCTTTTGAGTATGTAAAGATCTTTTACATATCAAAATTTATAGTGATTTCATTATGTTATTTTTTTGATATAGTCGAAGCCTAAACGGATTTTAGAGAACAGTAATGGATGACTTTTC includes the following:
- a CDS encoding FHA domain-containing protein yields the protein MANLQNQVTLQNVILLSQHIFGRHPSTSHTVIKDIRISRNHATIFWDGVEWLLQDASTNGCFINEIRLQPNTKHRLHLGDVIHFATLESEGWEVTDTSEPKDILVPINSGLNVIELDRLIVLPSEDAPEVTLYLSPNGHWVCETNSGISVLQSGDVINTQYQKWRYIEAKISDETAKVEAIDMPSSPQVGIYFDVSQNEEHVGLKFLVDNFEYDLGQRSHHYLLLVLARKRLEDKNAGVIESEQGWLDKDLVSKMIGQSEAHLNIQIHRFRKQLISMLPKSSCLPQAVERRTGEMRFAFESVEITGGALGSQYVTVKKHSQNY
- a CDS encoding B12-binding domain-containing radical SAM protein, which codes for MAMQQFDNQISVTQINPAEHYSPAPLKKTSSLNHENVASDAKIVLATINAKYIHASLGLRYLYANLKELQSCCEIKEFVIQTRAIDIVEQILEAKPDIVGFGVYIWNIIETTNVVSLLKVVAPEIKIVLGGPEVSYEAEQQDIVASADFVLTGAADISFYQLCKDIINKTEPEQKILKSTPVELKDLELPYQYYSDEDLKNRLLYVEASRGCPFKCEFCLSSLDTASNPFELELFLDQMDILYQRGARNFKFIDRTFNLNIATTMQIMQFFLDRMTDDLFLHFEVVPDHLPRKLKELLTLFPDGSLQFEVGIQTFNPEVQTNISRKQNNPKSKENLIWLKDNTSAHIHADLIFGLPGETFETFRESFNELYQCRPHEIQLGILKRLKGSPIIRHTETFDLRFNPLPPFNILSTDRVDFATMQLINRFARYWDMIGNSGRFKHSLAHILSDNPFDEFMALTNWLFEKTGQTHQINLKRLYELVSQAVEALFPEKHALIISIIELDYAASKLKSHFGTLHLYAGEQTKSSGQNKLAQRQQRHKL
- a CDS encoding collagenase, with amino-acid sequence MKINKLVLAVTTALLVQPAMASNAPKSQLENQAHHHGIEKKRQLNVPTAQTQTRSNPLEYSHRLHDLNLQTAVSEQALAATCDLNAFNTTNSTSLINTIKAQGASCVNDLFSASSNIQASAFTSNHMFAVANHVKSLAHNYNGGGDSDIEALFLYLRAGYFVEFYNDGVSFATWVKPAVKGAIDAFVNNSHFYDNNEGHAKTMTEVITTMDSSEQQDVYLPIAKAWLSRWNETYAAGWNMRGAINGFFTLIFRGQWNSNFVANIGSDKELVAILKNFAMSSYMLGTDAEFMVANAARELGRLKTYSGTAIQADVDAALKHIFTTYEMFGYGDVVWLGAADTATYYADCSEFNICGYGAQLIAKVFPQNHQCSSTIRIRSQDMSAIQLTAACNKMGYEETFFHTQLQTNQISVADDYNSQLQVNIFNSSDDYGKYGGAIFGIDTNNGGMYLEGNPADQTNVPNFIAYEASYANADHFVWNLEHEYVHYLDGRFDLYGDFNNPTERTVWWTEGVAEYVANQNNNPAAIATINDGSTYSLSTVFETTYDGFDQDRIYRWGYLAVRFMFEKHRDEVNLMLADTRKGDWTAYKARVNTWGSSYGAEFTSWTLTLTDDTNPPVENKVPFAVHNGPYAADENVSIQFDGSGSYDQDGTIVSYLWDFGDNSTSSEAQPSHSYAQAGDYTVTLTVKDDKGAVATATSQASISSDVIEPPVGNALQNKQPLNISGAQDQQSNFTFAVPAGASELNFKLAGGQGDADLYVKFAEQATVDVYDCRPYIGGNNETCTIENAQAGTYHVMVRGYNAYETTLTASFTASPNTRLPNVCATQAPVSGGQLEAGKVICLAQQEPMWFSIADVNGHSTMSITSANGTGDLTLEYSNATWPNGVNHHGSSNNVGNSECITLNAQANYWGYLKVSGAAQGVAIVVDFDTPGCR